Proteins from a genomic interval of Pseudomonas versuta:
- a CDS encoding SDR family NAD(P)-dependent oxidoreductase, giving the protein MGTRLQGKVAFITGAGSGIGAATALRFAQEGALVVLCGRRIEPLESVAAQIRDAGGRAECAVADVSNEAAYVGAIGAAAERNGRLDILVNNAMAYSWGAIDSTSTADWHSNFATTVDGTFWGTRTAMGLMRAQGSGSIINIASICGLFGTPWMAGYSAAKAAVINFSRAAASEGASHNIRCNVVIPGIVETPATAGMLTDDKTRVNTEKLIPLKRVGQPLEVANAILFLASDEASYITGASLPVDGGRSSELYTVLE; this is encoded by the coding sequence ATGGGTACTCGTTTACAAGGCAAGGTTGCATTTATCACTGGCGCAGGTTCGGGCATCGGGGCGGCAACCGCATTGCGGTTTGCCCAGGAGGGCGCGCTGGTGGTGCTCTGCGGTCGACGCATCGAGCCGCTGGAATCCGTAGCGGCACAGATTCGCGATGCCGGTGGCCGTGCTGAATGTGCGGTGGCCGATGTCAGCAATGAGGCCGCCTATGTCGGTGCCATTGGCGCCGCCGCCGAACGCAATGGCCGGCTGGACATTCTGGTCAATAACGCCATGGCCTATAGCTGGGGCGCGATTGACAGCACCTCCACCGCCGACTGGCATTCCAACTTTGCCACCACGGTCGACGGCACGTTCTGGGGTACCCGCACGGCAATGGGCCTGATGCGTGCCCAGGGCAGCGGTTCGATTATCAACATTGCCTCGATCTGCGGGCTGTTCGGCACGCCCTGGATGGCCGGTTATTCAGCGGCCAAGGCCGCGGTGATCAACTTCAGCCGCGCCGCCGCCAGTGAAGGTGCCAGCCACAACATCCGCTGCAACGTGGTGATTCCCGGCATCGTCGAAACCCCGGCCACCGCCGGCATGCTGACTGACGACAAGACCCGGGTGAATACCGAAAAACTGATCCCGCTCAAGCGTGTCGGCCAGCCGCTAGAAGTGGCCAACGCCATTCTGTTTCTGGCCAGCGATGAAGCCTCGTACATCACCGGTGCCAGCTTGCCGGTCGATGGCGGGCGCAGCAGCGAGCTGTACACGGTTTTGGAATAA
- a CDS encoding nuclear transport factor 2 family protein — protein MEQNALLARLDRLESIDEIRQLAGKYSLSLDMRDLDAHVNLFAEDIRVGREKTGRAHLKAWVDDTLRDQFHGTSHHLGQHLIEFTDPDHAVGVVYSKNEHETGPEWVTMQMLYWDDYERMQGRWYFRRRLPCYWYASDLNKPPIGTQKMRWPGRAPYAGTFHDLFPSWTEFWANRPDKDQLPQVASAAPVEQFLATLRRGAGAPKIRVR, from the coding sequence ATGGAACAGAACGCCTTGCTTGCCCGCCTTGACCGACTGGAGTCGATTGATGAAATCCGTCAGCTGGCCGGCAAATATTCGTTGTCGCTGGATATGCGCGACCTCGATGCCCACGTCAATCTGTTTGCCGAAGACATCCGTGTCGGTCGCGAAAAAACCGGGCGCGCGCATCTCAAAGCCTGGGTCGACGACACGCTGCGCGACCAGTTCCACGGCACCTCGCACCACCTGGGCCAGCACCTGATTGAGTTCACTGACCCTGACCATGCGGTGGGCGTGGTGTATTCCAAGAACGAGCACGAGACCGGCCCCGAGTGGGTGACCATGCAAATGCTTTATTGGGATGACTACGAGCGCATGCAGGGCCGCTGGTATTTCCGCCGCCGCTTGCCGTGCTACTGGTACGCCAGCGACCTCAACAAGCCGCCGATCGGCACGCAAAAGATGCGCTGGCCGGGGCGTGCACCCTACGCCGGTACATTCCACGACCTGTTCCCGTCCTGGACCGAGTTCTGGGCCAATCGCCCGGACAAGGATCAGTTGCCGCAAGTGGCCAGCGCCGCTCCGGTCGAACAGTTTCTTGCCACCCTGCGCCGTGGGGCTGGCGCACCGAAAATTCGCGTGCGCTAA
- a CDS encoding alkene reductase translates to MSILFEPVRLGELELANRIVMAPMTRSRADQHGVPTAEMVEYYRQRASAGLIVAEGTAPSASGLGYCRTPAIYNAEQIAAWKAVTDAVHAEGGLIVLQLMHVGRASCAQNKPAGAATVAPSALRARTQLFTDQAGLVDSDEPQVMSLQDIAEVIGEYRQAALNAREAGFDGVELHCTSGYLPMQFMASGSNLREDRYGGSAQNRVRFPAEVLAAMASAIGSGRVGLRLCPGNPFNDISDEDPLVTAEALCRAAEPLNLAYVHIMRSPLPELDAFALAQRHCSSGLILNDGFDGASAEAALQAGQGEAVSFARHFIANPDLVERLRKGLPLARFDRKTLYSPGPEGYSDYPQCETVAP, encoded by the coding sequence ATGAGCATTTTGTTTGAACCCGTACGATTGGGTGAGCTTGAACTGGCCAACCGGATCGTCATGGCTCCCATGACCCGCAGCCGTGCCGATCAGCACGGGGTGCCGACCGCAGAGATGGTCGAGTACTACCGTCAGCGCGCTTCGGCCGGGCTGATCGTGGCCGAAGGTACCGCGCCTAGCGCCAGTGGCCTGGGCTACTGCCGCACCCCGGCTATCTACAACGCCGAACAGATCGCAGCCTGGAAAGCGGTGACCGATGCCGTGCACGCCGAAGGCGGCCTGATCGTGCTGCAGTTGATGCACGTAGGCCGGGCTTCCTGCGCCCAGAACAAACCCGCAGGTGCTGCAACCGTGGCACCGTCGGCATTGCGCGCACGCACTCAATTGTTTACCGATCAGGCCGGGCTGGTGGACAGCGACGAGCCTCAGGTCATGTCGCTGCAAGACATCGCCGAGGTGATCGGGGAGTACCGTCAGGCGGCCTTGAATGCCCGTGAAGCGGGTTTTGACGGCGTGGAGTTGCACTGCACCAGCGGCTATTTGCCGATGCAGTTCATGGCCTCGGGCAGCAACCTGCGCGAAGACCGTTATGGCGGCAGTGCCCAAAACCGCGTGCGCTTCCCTGCCGAAGTGCTGGCAGCCATGGCCTCGGCCATCGGTTCCGGGCGTGTGGGGCTGCGCCTGTGCCCGGGCAACCCGTTCAATGACATCAGCGACGAAGACCCGCTGGTCACCGCCGAAGCCCTGTGCCGGGCGGCCGAGCCGTTGAATCTGGCGTATGTACACATCATGCGCTCGCCCCTGCCCGAGCTGGATGCCTTCGCCCTGGCGCAGCGTCATTGCAGCAGCGGGCTTATTTTGAACGACGGTTTTGACGGCGCCTCGGCCGAGGCGGCCTTGCAGGCCGGGCAGGGTGAGGCGGTATCGTTTGCCCGGCATTTTATTGCCAACCCGGACCTGGTCGAGCGTCTGCGCAAGGGGTTGCCACTGGCCCGCTTCGACCGCAAAACCCTGTATTCGCCGGGGCCTGAAGGCTACAGCGATTACCCGCAGTGCGAAACGGTGGCGCCATGA
- a CDS encoding long-chain-acyl-CoA synthetase has translation MNDMSRFSTLGATRQLPVPREQTQQLLDLRSAASAQIKPADLYTLADRLEAQAQRFPDQPFLIYGTDVYSYAQVDAQANRMAHVFYDKGLRPGDVCAIAMENRPQFFFCWFGLVKLGAVVAFINTQVNGKPLVHALQTTDAKAVVVGEECLDNLLATDGLPGVPWWLIEDLENPHDRVLPACVDQSLSEQIAQAAPTPFPREVRAAITAESTTLLIFTSGTTGLPKAARYSHMRWMSSGDVMEVTMGATAADVFYCCLPLYHGAAATSVTSTALRVGASIVVRRKFSVREFWQDVRRNHITVFQYIGEICRYLLNQPVVAGEREHSLRYMLGAGLTAESWQRWLERFGPIQVFEGWGATEANANLINVDNYVGSCGRVPDWSRTNLRLVRYDVESDTHPRDEHGFYQLCKPGEVGEAMGFIVDHPQIGGGRFEGYTSAAASESKIRRNVFQAGDAYWSSGDLLRYDDDGYFYFVDRIGDTFRWKSENVSTLEVAGTLSDLPGLELINVYGVQVPEHEGRAGMAAILMQPGHTFDPQAFYDLTEARLPRYAAPMFVRVSATADMTSTFKLRKVDLQRQGYAPGLFADPLFVRDESTRTYQPYSLQVLARAGLAPFAGHSHE, from the coding sequence ATGAACGATATGTCGCGTTTCAGCACGCTCGGGGCAACCCGGCAACTGCCCGTGCCGCGGGAACAGACCCAGCAATTGCTGGACCTGCGCTCGGCCGCCAGCGCACAGATCAAGCCGGCAGACCTGTACACCCTGGCCGATCGTCTTGAGGCCCAGGCACAGCGTTTCCCGGATCAGCCTTTTTTGATCTACGGCACTGATGTGTATAGCTATGCCCAGGTCGACGCGCAGGCCAACCGCATGGCCCACGTGTTTTACGACAAGGGTCTGCGCCCCGGTGATGTGTGCGCGATTGCCATGGAAAACCGGCCGCAGTTTTTCTTCTGCTGGTTCGGTCTGGTCAAGCTTGGCGCCGTGGTGGCGTTTATCAACACCCAGGTCAATGGCAAGCCGCTGGTGCATGCGCTGCAGACCACTGATGCCAAGGCCGTGGTGGTGGGTGAGGAGTGTCTGGACAACCTGCTGGCTACAGACGGCTTGCCGGGTGTGCCCTGGTGGCTGATTGAAGACCTTGAGAATCCACACGATCGCGTGTTACCGGCCTGTGTCGACCAGAGCCTCAGCGAGCAGATTGCCCAAGCTGCGCCAACCCCTTTTCCCCGTGAAGTGCGCGCCGCGATTACGGCTGAAAGCACCACGTTGCTGATTTTTACCTCGGGCACCACCGGTTTGCCCAAGGCTGCGCGCTACAGCCATATGCGCTGGATGTCCTCGGGTGACGTGATGGAAGTCACCATGGGCGCCACCGCCGCCGACGTGTTCTATTGCTGCCTGCCGCTTTACCACGGTGCAGCGGCGACCTCGGTGACCTCTACCGCACTGCGCGTGGGTGCAAGCATCGTGGTCAGGCGCAAGTTCAGTGTGCGTGAGTTCTGGCAGGACGTGCGCCGCAACCACATCACGGTGTTCCAGTACATCGGCGAAATTTGCCGCTACTTGCTCAACCAGCCCGTGGTGGCCGGGGAGCGCGAACACAGTTTGCGCTACATGCTCGGTGCCGGTCTGACGGCTGAGTCATGGCAGCGCTGGCTTGAGCGCTTCGGCCCGATCCAGGTATTTGAAGGCTGGGGTGCCACTGAGGCCAACGCCAACCTGATCAACGTCGACAACTACGTGGGCTCGTGCGGCCGGGTGCCGGACTGGAGCCGGACCAATCTGCGGCTGGTGCGCTATGACGTCGAAAGCGATACCCATCCGCGGGACGAGCATGGCTTTTACCAGCTCTGCAAGCCGGGAGAAGTGGGCGAGGCGATGGGCTTTATTGTCGATCATCCGCAAATCGGCGGAGGGCGCTTCGAGGGTTATACCAGCGCCGCTGCCAGCGAAAGCAAGATCCGCCGCAATGTGTTCCAGGCCGGGGATGCCTACTGGAGTTCGGGGGATCTGTTGCGTTATGACGACGATGGTTATTTCTATTTTGTCGACCGGATTGGCGATACCTTCCGCTGGAAAAGTGAAAACGTCTCCACGCTGGAAGTCGCCGGCACCCTCAGTGACTTGCCGGGGCTTGAGTTGATCAACGTGTATGGCGTGCAAGTGCCGGAGCATGAAGGCCGGGCAGGCATGGCGGCGATCCTGATGCAGCCCGGGCATACCTTTGATCCCCAGGCGTTCTATGACCTGACCGAAGCGCGCTTGCCGCGTTACGCCGCGCCGATGTTTGTACGGGTGTCGGCAACCGCCGACATGACCAGCACCTTCAAGTTGCGCAAGGTTGATTTGCAGCGTCAGGGCTATGCGCCGGGGCTGTTTGCCGACCCGCTGTTTGTGCGTGACGAAAGTACCCGCACCTATCAGCCTTATTCGCTGCAAGTGCTGGCACGGGCTGGACTGGCACCTTTTGCTGGCCACAGCCATGAGTGA